A single genomic interval of Methanobrevibacter sp. harbors:
- a CDS encoding EMC3/TMCO1 family protein, protein MFDIMGMVYGVLNAIFNPILAMDPNPSNPALTVLIIAFIVSLITTVANKYLVDQDALNEKQLKMKEFNKELRDAQKRGDGKKLAELQARQTEIMKENTAMMSEQFKPMIVTFVPIILIFFWMRASAINDLVVILPTTVYWVTLTPLWHVVGSIFYGGEATIPYGIGWLLWYMICTFGMSQILRKFLGFKQGF, encoded by the coding sequence ATGTTTGATATTATGGGAATGGTTTACGGTGTTTTAAACGCTATTTTCAATCCGATTCTTGCTATGGATCCAAATCCAAGCAATCCAGCTTTAACTGTATTGATTATTGCATTCATTGTATCTTTAATTACAACTGTTGCTAATAAGTATTTGGTTGATCAAGATGCATTAAATGAAAAACAATTAAAAATGAAAGAGTTCAATAAAGAACTTAGAGATGCTCAAAAAAGAGGAGACGGTAAAAAACTTGCTGAACTCCAAGCTAGACAAACTGAAATCATGAAAGAAAATACTGCAATGATGTCAGAACAATTCAAACCAATGATTGTTACTTTTGTCCCAATTATTTTAATATTCTTTTGGATGAGAGCATCTGCAATTAATGATTTAGTAGTAATATTACCAACTACTGTTTATTGGGTTACTTTAACTCCACTTTGGCATGTTGTAGGTAGTATTTTCTATGGTGGTGAAGCTACCATTCCATATGGAATTGGTTGGTTGTTATGGTATATGATTTGTACTTTTGGCATGAGTCAAATATTAAGAAAATTCCTAGGATTCAAACAAGGGTTCTAA
- a CDS encoding 50S ribosomal protein L34e translates to MPANRFRSRSYKRVHKNTPGGENVLRYKKKKPSKHVCAECGAVLHGVPRGRPYEIGKLSKTAKRPSRPYGGYLCSACARKLFKNEARK, encoded by the coding sequence ATGCCTGCTAATAGGTTCAGATCAAGATCATATAAAAGAGTTCATAAAAACACTCCTGGTGGAGAAAATGTTTTAAGATACAAAAAGAAAAAACCATCTAAGCATGTTTGTGCTGAATGTGGTGCAGTATTACATGGTGTTCCTCGTGGACGTCCATATGAAATTGGAAAATTATCAAAAACCGCTAAAAGACCTAGCCGTCCATACGGTGGGTACTTATGTTCAGCTTGTGCTCGTAAACTTTTCAAAAACGAGGCTAGAAAATAA
- a CDS encoding AAA family ATPase has protein sequence MIITIGGLAGTGTTTLAQVLSEKLNVPYISAGFIFREMAAERGMSVLEFSEFAEGNDEIDKEIDKRQAEKAKSTDNLILEGRLSAFFVDNADLRICLMTPFDVRSKRIAERENKSVDVAKSEIIIREESEVLRYKEIHNIDISNMEIYDLIINTDSFDPESISEIITTTLKVI, from the coding sequence ATGATAATTACAATCGGCGGGTTAGCTGGAACTGGAACAACAACACTTGCCCAAGTGTTAAGTGAAAAATTGAATGTTCCTTATATTTCTGCAGGTTTTATCTTTAGAGAAATGGCTGCTGAGAGGGGAATGAGTGTTCTTGAATTCAGTGAATTTGCTGAAGGTAATGATGAAATAGATAAGGAAATTGATAAGCGTCAAGCTGAAAAAGCTAAGTCTACAGATAATTTGATTCTTGAAGGAAGATTGTCTGCATTTTTTGTTGATAATGCTGATTTGAGAATTTGTTTAATGACTCCATTTGATGTTAGATCCAAAAGGATTGCTGAAAGAGAGAACAAATCTGTTGATGTAGCTAAAAGCGAAATTATTATTCGTGAAGAAAGCGAAGTTTTAAGATACAAAGAAATCCATAATATTGATATCAGTAATATGGAAATCTATGATTTAATTATAAATACTGATAGCTTTGATCCAGAAAGCATATCAGAAATCATTACAACAACATTAAAGGTGATATAA
- a CDS encoding 50S ribosomal protein L14e: MASIEVGRVCVKTAGREAGEKCAIVEIIDENFVEVIGEAVKNRRCNIAHLEPTADSIDVSGDAESIKAALAGL; the protein is encoded by the coding sequence ATGGCATCAATCGAAGTAGGTAGAGTATGTGTTAAAACTGCTGGTAGAGAAGCAGGCGAAAAATGCGCAATCGTTGAAATTATCGATGAAAACTTTGTAGAAGTAATTGGTGAAGCTGTAAAAAACAGAAGATGTAACATCGCTCACTTAGAACCAACTGCAGATTCTATCGATGTTTCTGGTGATGCAGAATCTATCAAAGCAGCTTTAGCTGGCTTATAA
- a CDS encoding RNA-guided pseudouridylation complex pseudouridine synthase subunit Cbf5: protein MKFNMVVKSKSFTSPEFGCKPEEREISEYISKGVINLDKPSGPTSHEIDSWVKRILPLEKSGHGGTLDPKVTGILPVGLDDATRAIQLLLTAPKEYVCLLTFHQDVPEDRIREVFAEFTGKIYQLPPVKSAVKRELRTRNVYYATIYEIDGRDVLFRIGCEAGTYVRTYCHNIGEALGVGAHMAELRRTQVGSFNEKNNLVTLQDVTDAYHFYIEDGDDSFLRQAIMPMERAADYLPKIIVKDSAVDAICHGADLACGGIAELADNIQKNDIVAIFTLKGELVGAGRSLLTSNEILESDSGFAVNVSKVLMKPDTYPRFWK, encoded by the coding sequence ATGAAGTTCAATATGGTAGTCAAGTCTAAAAGTTTTACTTCTCCTGAGTTTGGATGTAAACCGGAGGAAAGAGAAATTTCTGAATATATTTCTAAAGGAGTTATTAATTTAGATAAGCCATCTGGTCCAACTTCTCATGAAATTGATTCTTGGGTTAAAAGAATTTTACCGTTGGAAAAATCAGGACATGGTGGAACATTAGATCCTAAAGTAACTGGAATTTTACCTGTTGGTTTGGATGATGCAACCAGAGCGATTCAATTATTATTGACTGCTCCTAAGGAATATGTATGTTTATTAACATTCCATCAAGATGTGCCTGAAGATAGAATTCGTGAAGTGTTTGCTGAATTCACTGGTAAAATTTATCAACTTCCACCTGTAAAATCTGCTGTAAAACGTGAATTAAGAACACGTAATGTGTATTATGCTACCATTTATGAAATTGATGGTCGTGATGTTTTATTCAGAATAGGTTGTGAAGCTGGAACTTATGTTAGAACTTACTGCCATAATATTGGTGAAGCTTTGGGTGTTGGAGCACATATGGCTGAACTTAGAAGGACACAGGTAGGTTCATTCAATGAAAAAAATAATTTGGTTACATTACAGGATGTAACTGATGCATATCATTTCTATATTGAAGATGGGGATGATTCATTCTTGCGTCAAGCAATTATGCCAATGGAAAGGGCTGCGGACTATCTACCAAAAATCATTGTTAAGGATTCTGCAGTTGATGCAATTTGTCATGGTGCTGATTTGGCATGTGGTGGAATTGCAGAACTTGCTGATAATATTCAAAAGAATGATATTGTGGCAATATTTACACTTAAAGGTGAATTAGTTGGTGCAGGTCGTTCTTTATTAACTTCAAATGAAATTTTAGAATCTGACTCAGGTTTTGCAGTTAATGTTTCTAAAGTATTGATGAAGCCAGATACTTATCCAAGATTCTGGAAATAA
- a CDS encoding DUF2207 domain-containing protein → MNVKKTFVIILLFLLLFSTVTFVSADDDRSYLIDQAIIDLTVENNGLLHVEEQYDYSFDGAFNGVYRDIPLKSGESIDNIEIYTDGAYAEYEVSDDDGYKHLKIYLYSDEAHTKGIKDCDVTVTIMYDMKGVVTLFNDVGGLQYKLWGEEWDVPVNNLQSTIHLPGDSGNEYYLNPQDYNDTSSLKGDTITTESSYIPKGEYYEVLVLMPVDDFTNAPNAKHVNQDGRDMIMKNLEDSINGRNFWNNTYLVLGLLSILSPIGAIYTYLRYGREPKVNYEGIYERDLPTNDPPEVVNAFIENKMSIGKPNMKGFEASIMNLIEKKALKLNVQEDIDTETKDLILTFNSNEGLSESEKIIFDTLQHFATNNILNLSTLNGQLSSEINGKWFMEKVGDWEDSVENQMDVSRYFEDKGTTMINIIGALGIIFGIAITVLGFITELRNGFYCMIAGVILAIFSVALMMTPADIFGRWTEEGRVYYLKWENLKKFLKDNSLIKEHPPESIVVWKKYLIYGAALGVADKVYESMKLQVPNISDYDDDIFMYHYYGGYGMMNTAFATGASSANPSDSGGFGSGGGGSGGGGGGAF, encoded by the coding sequence ATGAATGTTAAAAAAACATTTGTCATAATCTTACTTTTTTTATTATTATTTTCAACAGTAACATTCGTGTCAGCAGATGACGATAGAAGTTATTTAATAGATCAAGCAATTATAGACTTGACGGTTGAAAATAATGGCCTACTACATGTAGAAGAACAGTACGATTATTCATTTGATGGTGCTTTTAATGGAGTATACAGAGATATACCTCTGAAATCCGGAGAAAGTATTGATAATATTGAAATTTATACAGACGGTGCATATGCCGAGTATGAAGTAAGCGATGATGATGGATATAAACACTTGAAAATTTATTTATATTCCGATGAAGCACATACAAAAGGCATAAAAGATTGTGATGTAACTGTTACAATCATGTATGATATGAAAGGAGTAGTGACCCTCTTTAATGATGTTGGTGGACTTCAATACAAACTATGGGGTGAAGAATGGGATGTTCCAGTCAATAATTTGCAATCAACAATCCATTTACCAGGAGATAGTGGAAATGAATACTATTTAAATCCACAAGACTATAACGACACTTCATCATTAAAAGGAGATACAATCACAACTGAAAGTTCATATATCCCGAAAGGAGAATATTATGAAGTTCTTGTCCTAATGCCAGTTGATGATTTCACAAATGCTCCAAACGCAAAGCATGTCAACCAAGATGGTCGTGACATGATAATGAAAAACTTGGAAGACAGCATCAATGGACGTAACTTTTGGAACAACACTTATTTAGTCTTAGGATTATTATCCATTTTAAGCCCGATAGGTGCAATCTACACATATCTTAGATATGGTAGGGAACCTAAGGTAAATTATGAGGGAATATATGAAAGAGACTTACCGACAAATGATCCACCAGAAGTGGTTAATGCATTTATTGAAAATAAAATGAGCATTGGAAAACCTAATATGAAAGGTTTTGAAGCTTCGATTATGAATCTCATAGAGAAAAAAGCCCTTAAGTTGAATGTGCAGGAAGACATCGATACTGAAACAAAAGATTTGATATTAACATTTAACAGCAATGAAGGATTAAGTGAAAGTGAAAAAATCATTTTTGATACATTGCAACACTTTGCTACAAACAACATTTTAAATCTTTCAACATTAAATGGTCAATTATCCTCTGAAATCAACGGAAAATGGTTTATGGAAAAAGTTGGTGACTGGGAAGACAGCGTTGAAAATCAGATGGATGTTTCAAGATACTTTGAGGACAAAGGTACTACAATGATTAACATTATTGGAGCCCTTGGAATCATCTTTGGAATTGCAATAACAGTACTAGGATTCATAACAGAACTGAGAAATGGATTTTATTGTATGATTGCAGGTGTAATTCTAGCAATATTTTCCGTGGCATTGATGATGACACCAGCAGATATTTTTGGAAGATGGACAGAAGAGGGTAGAGTCTACTATCTCAAATGGGAAAACTTGAAGAAGTTCTTGAAGGACAACAGTTTAATTAAAGAACACCCTCCAGAATCAATAGTTGTTTGGAAGAAGTACTTAATTTATGGTGCGGCTCTTGGAGTAGCAGACAAGGTTTACGAATCCATGAAACTGCAAGTACCAAACATATCCGACTATGATGATGACATATTCATGTATCATTATTATGGAGGATATGGAATGATGAACACTGCATTTGCAACCGGTGCAAGTTCAGCAAATCCATCTGACTCAGGCGGATTCGGTAGTGGTGGAGGAGGATCCGGTGGTGGAGGTGGAGGAGCTTTCTAG
- a CDS encoding LemA family protein, producing the protein MDLLQTIVIIIVVIFIIVTLIHMYNNLVGLRNRVKNSYAQIDVQLKRRNDLIPNLVETVKGYAAHEKGVLEEVTKARAGVMNASSVEETSAADNQLTGALKSLFAVAENYPDLKANSNFQQLQSELSETEDKIAYSRQFYNDVVLKYNNACQQFPSSWLAKAFGFKAEEYFQAPEAERAVPKVEF; encoded by the coding sequence ATGGATTTACTACAAACAATAGTAATTATAATAGTAGTTATATTTATTATAGTTACTTTAATACACATGTACAATAACCTTGTTGGACTTAGAAACCGTGTTAAAAACAGTTATGCACAGATTGATGTCCAACTTAAGAGAAGAAACGACTTAATACCAAATCTTGTTGAAACAGTTAAAGGTTATGCTGCTCATGAAAAAGGCGTTCTTGAAGAAGTAACAAAAGCAAGAGCAGGAGTTATGAATGCTTCATCCGTCGAAGAGACAAGTGCTGCAGATAACCAATTAACCGGCGCATTAAAATCACTTTTCGCTGTTGCTGAAAATTACCCTGATTTAAAAGCTAACAGTAATTTCCAACAATTACAAAGTGAATTAAGTGAAACCGAAGATAAAATTGCTTATTCAAGACAATTCTATAATGATGTTGTATTAAAATACAATAATGCATGTCAACAATTCCCAAGCAGCTGGCTTGCAAAAGCATTTGGTTTTAAAGCAGAAGAATATTTCCAAGCTCCTGAAGCGGAAAGGGCAGTTCCTAAAGTAGAATTTTAG